Proteins encoded in a region of the Cytobacillus pseudoceanisediminis genome:
- a CDS encoding DUF6022 family protein — translation MENVNIKPQMTIYELGEVFFTYMKEHWEDVLNSNNRELEQLFPEYEDATYGMYLDKLIPPIWKVIKEKGYRPAEKTKQDDFIIGECLNFRNSLEKVKWGTPDHEKRVFWIVIENQYKDMIGTLLFELSHSHIKFNLPSPPRILPLEEIKREEIINKIILLQEEFS, via the coding sequence ATGGAAAACGTAAACATTAAGCCGCAAATGACCATCTATGAGCTAGGAGAAGTATTCTTTACTTATATGAAGGAGCACTGGGAGGACGTACTGAACTCGAATAACAGAGAGCTTGAACAGCTTTTTCCTGAATACGAGGATGCAACATACGGAATGTATTTAGATAAACTGATTCCACCAATTTGGAAAGTAATAAAAGAAAAAGGATATCGTCCCGCAGAAAAAACGAAACAGGATGACTTTATTATTGGTGAATGTCTAAACTTTAGAAACTCATTGGAAAAAGTTAAATGGGGAACACCTGATCATGAAAAACGTGTTTTTTGGATTGTGATTGAAAATCAATATAAAGATATGATAGGAACCCTGCTGTTTGAGCTATCGCATTCACATATTAAGTTTAACTTACCATCACCTCCAAGGATTCTTCCACTAGAAGAAATTAAACGGGAAGAAATCATAAATAAAATTATTCTACTTCAAGAGGAATTTTCATAA
- a CDS encoding MerR family transcriptional regulator gives MKKIKPIDIAKKLNISTSSLRSYEERGIVPKPSRSSAGYRIYTEEHLAYFDCIIAMSPGFGMDITSAVLKALQRKELDDALWLINSVQVAAFEDKILIEQVNKHLEHLTFEKAMTIGEVELQTNIPSSTLRYWEKEGYIKSKRGNNNYRYFNSYQFLKVLLMKFTQNAVYSHDVVQLKKYIRNLEEYNVEGVKSIIDECQKLLNKRNHEQLHGLYYLNRLCSKLGLI, from the coding sequence GTGAAAAAAATAAAACCGATTGATATTGCGAAAAAATTAAACATAAGTACTAGCTCTCTAAGAAGCTATGAAGAAAGAGGAATTGTGCCGAAACCTTCACGGTCATCAGCTGGTTATAGGATCTATACAGAGGAACATTTAGCCTATTTTGATTGTATTATTGCTATGTCACCTGGGTTTGGAATGGACATAACATCAGCTGTTCTAAAAGCGCTGCAGCGAAAAGAATTAGATGATGCTCTTTGGTTAATCAATAGTGTGCAAGTGGCTGCTTTTGAGGATAAAATTCTTATTGAACAAGTGAATAAACACCTGGAACACTTGACTTTTGAAAAAGCTATGACGATTGGAGAGGTGGAATTACAGACAAATATACCTTCATCAACTCTTCGATACTGGGAGAAGGAAGGATATATTAAATCGAAGAGAGGTAATAATAATTATCGATACTTCAATTCATATCAGTTTTTGAAAGTTTTGTTAATGAAATTTACGCAAAACGCTGTGTATTCACACGATGTTGTGCAATTAAAGAAATATATTAGAAATTTGGAGGAGTACAATGTTGAAGGGGTAAAAAGCATTATCGACGAGTGTCAGAAGCTTTTAAATAAACGCAATCATGAACAGTTACATGGGTTATATTATTTGAATCGATTATGCTCAAAGTTAGGACTAATATAA
- the nikA gene encoding nickel ABC transporter substrate-binding protein, whose translation MVNGGTRQRKLFLTAFILLLSTFLFGCTNASDASKPKGEDNNMLVIAWPRDVGEMNPHVYNPSQLFAQSMVYEPLVSYQNGGELKPHLAESWEISGDGKEYTFHLRQDVKFSDGTNFNAEIVKKNFDAILNNVELHSWLGFISKIDHTEVIDENTFKLTLTEPYYPTIQELAVVRPVRFLGEAGFPEDGDTAKGVVEPIGTGPWILEEHKADEYAIYKRNENYWGELPKVEKIKVKIIPDAETRVLAFEKGDIDLLYGEGVISIDAFKQLESTDNYKTSISEPVATRQLVINTKKAQLSDERVRQALHYGFNKEAMVNGITSGYEEKADHILPANLPYTKDIDVKSIGYDAEKAKTLLDEAGWTLPKGKTVREKDGQLLEIEMMYNSAESIQKVMAETLQSEWAAIGVKLNIVGVELTEQVQRFKDNKFDINFFSNYGAPYDPHTFLNIVASEGFGFNEAISAYPNKDELLKQMSEVPMTTDEELRQQLYSSILKSIQDQGAIIPISYLKKTAIYQKDITNFTFPANRDEHPFTGISIEHK comes from the coding sequence ATGGTTAATGGAGGAACTAGACAAAGAAAGTTATTTTTAACTGCTTTTATTCTATTATTATCAACATTTTTATTTGGCTGTACAAACGCAAGCGATGCTTCTAAGCCCAAAGGCGAAGATAACAACATGTTAGTGATAGCTTGGCCTAGAGATGTAGGTGAAATGAATCCGCATGTTTATAATCCATCACAATTATTTGCTCAGTCGATGGTGTATGAACCGTTAGTAAGTTACCAAAATGGTGGTGAGTTAAAACCGCATCTGGCTGAGTCATGGGAAATATCTGGTGATGGAAAAGAATATACTTTTCATCTGCGTCAAGATGTGAAATTTTCCGACGGAACAAACTTTAATGCAGAAATTGTAAAAAAGAATTTTGATGCTATTTTAAATAATGTTGAATTACATAGTTGGTTAGGCTTTATTTCTAAAATAGATCACACGGAAGTAATTGACGAAAATACTTTTAAACTGACTTTAACTGAACCATATTATCCTACTATTCAGGAGTTAGCTGTTGTTCGGCCAGTACGTTTTTTAGGTGAAGCTGGATTCCCTGAAGATGGTGATACCGCAAAAGGTGTCGTTGAACCAATCGGTACAGGTCCATGGATTTTAGAAGAGCATAAAGCTGATGAATATGCTATTTACAAACGCAACGAAAATTATTGGGGTGAGCTCCCAAAAGTTGAAAAAATCAAGGTGAAAATCATACCTGATGCGGAAACGAGGGTACTTGCTTTTGAAAAAGGTGACATAGATCTTCTTTATGGAGAGGGTGTCATCAGTATAGATGCTTTTAAACAACTAGAATCCACTGATAATTATAAAACTAGCATTTCTGAACCAGTCGCAACAAGGCAGCTTGTTATAAATACGAAGAAAGCCCAGCTTTCTGATGAACGCGTACGACAAGCGCTGCATTATGGTTTTAATAAAGAAGCAATGGTTAATGGAATCACTTCTGGATATGAAGAAAAAGCAGATCATATTTTACCAGCAAACCTCCCTTACACGAAAGACATTGATGTTAAGTCGATTGGATATGATGCAGAAAAAGCGAAAACCTTATTAGATGAAGCAGGATGGACGCTTCCTAAAGGGAAAACTGTTCGTGAAAAAGATGGACAGCTGCTTGAAATCGAAATGATGTATAATTCAGCAGAATCAATTCAGAAAGTAATGGCAGAAACACTTCAATCTGAGTGGGCAGCCATTGGTGTTAAATTAAACATTGTTGGTGTTGAATTAACAGAGCAAGTTCAGCGATTCAAAGATAATAAATTTGATATCAATTTCTTTAGTAACTATGGAGCGCCTTATGATCCCCATACGTTTTTAAATATTGTTGCGTCAGAAGGTTTTGGATTTAATGAGGCTATTTCTGCATACCCGAACAAGGACGAATTACTCAAACAAATGTCAGAGGTCCCAATGACAACAGATGAGGAGCTACGCCAACAGCTATACTCTTCTATTTTAAAATCAATCCAAGACCAAGGAGCGATAATTCCTATTTCTTATCTTAAGAAAACAGCGATATATCAAAAAGATATTACGAATTTTACTTTCCCAGCTAACCGTGACGAACATCCATTCACAGGAATTAGCATCGAGCATAAGTAG
- the nikB gene encoding nickel ABC transporter permease subunit NikB yields MGTYILKRIMSIIPVFLLATFLTSGMIHLSPVDPAEAYLTAAHIQPTDEILTQKRHEFGLDEPFLIQYVNSIIKICQLDFGISYVSNKPVWDEVTYRMPATIQLALGSILIAVFVSVPLGFLAGVKKNSLIDHFSRFLSFLGASIPSFWLGYIFIFFFSVKLDLFPVEGIGTWQHLVLPSITLALPLIAMYTRLLRASVLENLQEPYVLFARTRGIKEKTIMAKHVLRIAISPMITGLGMNLGKLLTGTIIVEAVFSWPGFGRYFIEAIFNRDIPVIQCYVLIAASLFIISSLFVDLIQMCIDPRISRKEGQQ; encoded by the coding sequence ATGGGCACCTATATATTGAAACGAATTATGTCCATTATTCCGGTTTTTCTTTTGGCCACATTCTTAACGTCTGGAATGATTCATCTTTCACCGGTGGACCCAGCTGAGGCTTATTTAACTGCAGCCCATATTCAGCCGACCGATGAGATTTTGACTCAGAAAAGACATGAGTTTGGTTTAGACGAACCATTCCTTATTCAATATGTAAATTCTATTATTAAGATATGCCAACTTGATTTTGGCATATCTTATGTTTCGAATAAGCCAGTTTGGGACGAGGTTACATACCGAATGCCAGCTACCATTCAGCTAGCTCTTGGGAGTATATTAATAGCAGTGTTCGTAAGTGTCCCTCTAGGCTTTCTTGCTGGAGTAAAGAAAAATAGTTTAATTGACCATTTTAGCCGTTTTCTTTCGTTTTTAGGGGCATCCATCCCCTCTTTTTGGCTAGGTTATATATTCATTTTTTTCTTTTCTGTTAAACTTGACCTTTTCCCAGTTGAGGGAATTGGGACATGGCAGCATCTTGTTTTGCCTTCCATAACATTGGCACTACCCTTAATCGCAATGTATACAAGATTGCTGCGTGCCAGCGTTCTTGAAAATTTGCAAGAGCCATATGTATTATTTGCACGAACGCGAGGAATTAAAGAAAAGACCATCATGGCGAAACATGTTTTGAGGATTGCAATTTCTCCGATGATTACTGGACTTGGAATGAACCTTGGGAAACTTCTGACGGGAACGATTATTGTTGAAGCGGTCTTTTCTTGGCCCGGGTTCGGCCGGTATTTTATTGAAGCTATTTTTAATCGTGATATACCTGTCATTCAATGTTATGTATTAATTGCAGCTAGCTTATTTATTATTAGCAGCCTTTTTGTTGATCTTATTCAAATGTGTATTGACCCGCGCATTTCAAGGAAAGAAGGGCAGCAGTGA
- the nikC gene encoding nickel ABC transporter permease subunit NikC gives MIISIRKIFNSQIMIPICTMILGILFIIAIFAPWIAPNDPIAVNLAYKLHSPSWQFPLGTDHLGRCILSRILYGTRISLGFAMLIFISSLAIGLLVGTFSGYKGGPVDHILMRFCDGIMAFPNLILILGLVGIFGPGLPQVILALMLVQWVYYARMFRGMVLSLKEQNFIAAAKISGSSQWKIIKNHIVPNVLPPLVVMGTLEMGWAIMDISAMSFLGLGVQPPTPEWGAMIHEGKSYIRTNPELMLYPGLMIMFVIVTFNLLGEALSERYGVKRRF, from the coding sequence ATGATCATAAGTATACGAAAGATATTTAATAGCCAAATAATGATTCCCATATGTACCATGATATTAGGTATTCTTTTTATCATTGCTATATTTGCTCCCTGGATTGCCCCAAATGATCCCATTGCTGTTAATTTAGCTTATAAACTGCATTCCCCATCATGGCAATTTCCATTAGGAACCGATCATTTAGGAAGATGTATTTTATCACGCATCTTATATGGGACACGTATTTCGTTAGGCTTTGCGATGCTTATTTTCATTTCATCATTAGCCATCGGTTTACTTGTTGGAACTTTTTCAGGATATAAAGGCGGCCCAGTTGATCATATTTTAATGAGGTTTTGTGATGGTATTATGGCTTTCCCAAATCTTATCCTTATTCTTGGACTGGTTGGAATATTCGGACCTGGACTTCCGCAAGTTATCTTAGCGTTAATGCTTGTGCAATGGGTCTATTACGCAAGGATGTTCCGGGGAATGGTGCTTAGTCTGAAAGAACAAAACTTTATTGCAGCTGCAAAAATAAGCGGCTCATCTCAGTGGAAGATTATTAAAAATCATATTGTTCCAAATGTGCTCCCTCCACTTGTGGTAATGGGTACTTTAGAAATGGGCTGGGCCATTATGGATATATCAGCTATGTCGTTTCTTGGATTAGGAGTACAGCCTCCTACACCTGAATGGGGAGCGATGATTCACGAAGGAAAATCGTATATTCGGACAAATCCAGAATTAATGCTCTATCCAGGTTTAATGATTATGTTCGTTATTGTTACATTCAATTTACTGGGCGAAGCGTTATCAGAACGTTACGGTGTAAAACGTCGATTTTAA
- the nikD gene encoding nickel import ATP-binding protein NikD: MGKEQSNVLEVRNLHVEVNSLNGNTTLVKDINFELKPGRVLGLVGESGCGKTVTSMSILQLLDRKTSNVEGSIVLQGRELNGLDEKEMRKVRGKDIAFIMQNPMNAFTPVFTIGHQFIETIRSHTEWNKKQASELAIEALHHVNLPNPARILKYYPFQLSGGMLQRVMIAIAACLHPAVIIADEPTTALDVNNQKIVLHHLDRIRSEYGSAILLISHDLGVISEMADDVAVMQNGRIVEKADVFQLFDKPQHEYTKKLLNARSILHLDEMIIHLA; this comes from the coding sequence TTGGGGAAAGAACAGTCGAATGTGTTAGAAGTTAGAAATTTACATGTAGAGGTAAACTCGTTAAATGGTAATACTACTCTAGTTAAAGATATTAATTTTGAACTAAAGCCGGGGAGAGTACTAGGTCTTGTTGGAGAAAGTGGATGCGGTAAAACCGTCACAAGTATGTCCATTCTTCAGCTGCTTGATCGGAAAACATCAAATGTTGAAGGCAGTATAGTATTACAAGGACGCGAACTGAACGGATTGGACGAAAAAGAAATGCGCAAGGTCCGTGGCAAGGATATAGCCTTTATTATGCAAAACCCGATGAATGCTTTTACGCCCGTTTTTACTATTGGCCATCAATTTATTGAAACCATCCGCTCACATACAGAATGGAATAAAAAACAAGCATCCGAACTTGCCATCGAGGCGTTGCATCATGTGAACTTGCCAAATCCCGCTAGGATTTTAAAATACTACCCTTTTCAATTGAGTGGCGGCATGCTTCAACGAGTGATGATCGCTATCGCTGCATGCTTGCATCCAGCTGTAATTATAGCCGATGAACCGACAACTGCACTTGACGTAAATAATCAGAAGATAGTGCTGCACCACTTAGATAGAATTCGCTCTGAATACGGGTCAGCAATTTTATTAATCTCCCATGATCTTGGAGTCATTTCTGAAATGGCAGATGACGTTGCCGTGATGCAGAATGGCAGAATAGTAGAAAAAGCGGATGTGTTTCAGTTATTTGATAAACCACAGCATGAGTATACGAAAAAACTATTAAATGCACGCTCAATATTACATTTAGATGAAATGATCATCCATTTGGCTTGA
- the nikE gene encoding nickel import ATP-binding protein NikE, with amino-acid sequence MSLLIVNEVTHSYGSRKFFNWKDRSKKVLSDISLSIEEGTCLGMLGTSGAGKSTLGKVILGLERPQYGQVLFQGHDIYTADKHARQKIRRDLQAVFQDSYSSVNPRMTAERIIAEPLENYEKLTAAEQKRTVVELLERVGLSEGDLKKYPHQFSGGQLQRINIARAISLKPKLIVLDESVSSLDMVNQNLILELLRELKDELGLSYLFITHDIKAAYTISDTLAVLEKGELIKLYDSKNQFFASEHPVVKKMRDSILAEHPRFRSIRTNG; translated from the coding sequence ATGAGTTTATTAATTGTAAATGAAGTAACTCATAGCTACGGATCCCGAAAGTTTTTCAATTGGAAAGACCGTTCTAAAAAAGTACTTTCTGATATATCACTCTCTATCGAGGAAGGAACATGCTTAGGAATGCTGGGTACGAGCGGAGCTGGTAAAAGTACTTTAGGAAAAGTAATTCTTGGTTTGGAACGGCCACAATATGGGCAAGTTCTGTTTCAAGGGCATGATATTTATACCGCTGATAAGCATGCTCGCCAAAAAATCCGCCGTGATCTTCAAGCTGTCTTTCAGGATTCATACTCATCGGTCAATCCCCGCATGACGGCCGAACGTATTATTGCAGAGCCGCTAGAAAACTATGAAAAGCTAACAGCAGCTGAACAAAAACGAACCGTTGTTGAATTATTGGAGAGGGTAGGGTTAAGTGAAGGGGATTTAAAAAAGTACCCGCATCAATTTAGCGGCGGCCAATTGCAGAGGATCAATATTGCCAGAGCGATCTCACTCAAGCCAAAGCTGATTGTCTTAGACGAATCCGTAAGCAGTTTAGATATGGTAAATCAAAATCTTATTTTAGAATTATTAAGGGAGCTAAAAGATGAGCTTGGGTTGTCTTATCTTTTTATTACACATGATATTAAAGCTGCCTATACGATTAGTGATACATTAGCTGTTCTAGAAAAAGGAGAATTAATCAAGCTTTACGATTCAAAAAATCAGTTTTTTGCTTCTGAACATCCTGTCGTTAAAAAGATGAGAGACTCTATACTTGCCGAGCACCCACGCTTTCGTTCAATTAGAACAAATGGTTAG